One genomic region from Mycobacterium basiliense encodes:
- a CDS encoding gamma-glutamylcyclotransferase produces the protein MPLYAAYGSNMHPEQMLQRAPHSPMAGTGWLHGWRLTFGGEDIGWEGALATVVEDPHSKVFVVLYDMTPADEMNLDRWEGSEFGVHKKIRCRVQRLSSDTTTDPVLAWLYVLDAWEGGLPSARYLGVMADAAEIAGAPSDYVHNLRTRPARNIGPGTST, from the coding sequence GTGCCGCTCTATGCCGCGTACGGATCGAACATGCATCCAGAACAGATGCTGCAGCGCGCACCCCACTCGCCGATGGCCGGGACCGGCTGGCTACACGGGTGGCGGTTGACGTTCGGTGGCGAAGACATCGGCTGGGAGGGAGCCCTGGCTACCGTCGTCGAGGATCCGCATTCGAAGGTGTTCGTGGTGCTCTACGACATGACGCCGGCCGACGAGATGAACCTTGATCGGTGGGAGGGCTCCGAATTTGGCGTCCACAAGAAGATCCGATGCCGGGTCCAGCGCTTATCCTCGGACACCACAACAGATCCCGTCCTGGCGTGGCTGTACGTGCTGGACGCCTGGGAGGGCGGGCTGCCGTCGGCGCGCTATCTGGGAGTGATGGCCGACGCCGCCGAGATCGCTGGCGCGCCAAGCGACTACGTCCACAATCTGCGTACCCGCCCGGCCCGTAACATCGGCCCGGGGACCAGCACCTAG
- a CDS encoding endonuclease domain-containing protein, whose amino-acid sequence MHPGLNRLFAAQGGVVTSAQALSFLTRRSLEAQVNCGALHKIWHGIYGRGEVTTALRLRGLDLATGAMVAACMGTAAAAYGFDTEQTADLHVLAPSGRRLRSTDGLIVHRREGAALVRVGGRPATAPAWTAIEVARGLRRPRALATLDAALRSNTCRRYQLNRAAELQAGRRGIVKVRELLGLASPLAESPMESEARLVMLDGGLPPPALQYQLVDTLGRTWRLDFAWPECRVAAEYDGVDWHSGPDAFRRDRRRSAALQDLAWVVVPIIAEDVRCRPAELVRRLEARLDRGRAA is encoded by the coding sequence GTGCATCCAGGGCTGAACCGGTTATTCGCCGCGCAGGGTGGCGTTGTCACGTCGGCCCAGGCGCTGAGCTTCCTTACCCGTCGCAGCTTGGAAGCACAGGTAAATTGCGGTGCGCTCCATAAGATTTGGCACGGCATTTATGGTCGCGGCGAAGTGACCACGGCATTGCGACTGCGCGGGCTTGACCTGGCAACCGGCGCAATGGTCGCGGCCTGCATGGGAACCGCCGCGGCCGCGTACGGCTTCGACACCGAGCAAACCGCGGATCTGCACGTCCTCGCCCCCAGCGGTCGGCGGCTGCGATCGACCGATGGCCTAATCGTGCACCGTCGCGAGGGCGCGGCACTCGTCCGGGTCGGTGGACGCCCGGCCACGGCGCCCGCGTGGACGGCGATCGAGGTCGCCCGCGGACTGCGGCGGCCGCGGGCTCTGGCGACGCTGGACGCTGCGCTGCGCAGCAACACATGCCGCCGCTACCAGCTGAACCGCGCCGCCGAGCTGCAGGCCGGCCGTCGCGGCATCGTCAAAGTCCGCGAATTGCTGGGCTTGGCTTCCCCATTGGCCGAATCGCCGATGGAGAGCGAAGCGCGCCTGGTGATGCTCGACGGCGGCTTGCCTCCGCCGGCCCTGCAATATCAACTCGTGGATACGCTGGGGCGTACCTGGCGACTCGACTTCGCCTGGCCTGAATGTCGCGTCGCCGCGGAGTACGACGGCGTTGATTGGCACAGCGGACCGGACGCATTTCGCCGGGACCGCCGACGCTCCGCGGCCCTGCAAGACTTGGCTTGGGTCGTCGTGCCGATCATCGCCGAGGATGTCAGGTGCCGGCCCGCCGAACTTGTCCGACGGCTCGAAGCGCGGCTGGATAGGGGTCGAGCCGCATAA
- a CDS encoding amidohydrolase → MSLVDSAESWLAANYDELVAWRRHIHRYPELGRQEFATTQFVAERLADAGLNPKVMPGGTGLTCDFGPEHQPRIALRADMDALPMAERTGAPYTSTMPNVAHACGHDAHTAILLGTALALASVPELPAGVRLIFQAAEEAMPGGAIDAIAAGALAGVSRIFALHCDPRLEVGKVAVRQGPITSAADSIVVTLYSPGGHTSRPHLTADLVYGLGTLITGLPGVLSRRIDPRNSTVLVWGAVNAGVAANAIPQNGVLSGTVRTASRQTWVDLEQIIRHAVDALLAPLAIEHTLQYHRGVPPVVNEEVSTHILTHAIEAVGPDVLADTRQSGGGEDFSWYLEEVPGAMARLGVWSGEGPQLDLHQPTFDLDERALGIGVRVMVNIIEQAAAF, encoded by the coding sequence ATGAGTCTGGTTGACAGCGCCGAATCGTGGCTGGCGGCAAACTATGACGAACTGGTCGCCTGGCGTCGGCACATTCATCGCTATCCGGAGCTGGGCCGGCAGGAGTTCGCCACCACGCAGTTCGTCGCCGAGCGGTTGGCCGACGCGGGACTAAACCCCAAGGTGATGCCCGGCGGGACCGGGTTGACGTGCGACTTCGGCCCTGAGCATCAGCCGCGGATCGCGCTGCGCGCCGATATGGATGCGCTGCCGATGGCCGAGCGCACCGGTGCCCCCTACACCTCGACGATGCCCAACGTGGCGCACGCGTGCGGGCACGATGCGCACACCGCGATCCTGCTGGGTACTGCGTTAGCGTTGGCGTCGGTGCCCGAGCTGCCGGCCGGAGTGCGGCTGATTTTCCAGGCGGCCGAAGAGGCGATGCCCGGTGGTGCCATCGACGCGATCGCGGCCGGGGCGTTAGCGGGCGTGTCGCGGATCTTCGCCTTGCACTGCGATCCGCGACTCGAAGTGGGCAAGGTCGCGGTCCGACAGGGCCCCATCACCTCAGCCGCGGACTCGATCGTGGTGACACTGTATTCGCCGGGCGGGCACACCTCGCGCCCACACTTGACCGCCGACCTGGTCTACGGGCTGGGCACCCTGATCACCGGGCTGCCCGGGGTGTTGTCCCGCCGTATCGACCCGCGCAACAGCACCGTCTTGGTCTGGGGGGCGGTCAATGCCGGCGTGGCCGCCAATGCCATTCCGCAGAACGGCGTGCTGTCCGGCACGGTTCGCACCGCCAGCCGACAGACGTGGGTCGACCTCGAACAGATCATCCGGCATGCCGTCGACGCACTGCTGGCGCCGCTCGCCATCGAGCACACCCTGCAATACCATCGCGGCGTGCCGCCAGTGGTAAACGAGGAAGTTTCCACCCACATCCTGACCCACGCCATCGAGGCCGTCGGTCCCGATGTGCTGGCCGACACCCGGCAGTCCGGCGGTGGCGAGGATTTTTCCTGGTATCTGGAAGAGGTTCCGGGTGCCATGGCGCGCTTGGGCGTGTGGTCCGGCGAGGGGCCCCAGCTGGACCTGCATCAACCGACGTTCGACCTCGATGAGCGGGCCCTGGGAATCGGTGTGCGGGTGATGGTCAACATCATCGAGCAGGCCGCAGCTTTCTAG
- a CDS encoding phospho-sugar mutase: MRPAEWIAHDPDPTTAAELAACDPDDVATRFARPLAFGTAGLRGPVRAGPDAMNLAVVLRATWAVAQVLAEPPGPRSRTVVVGHDARHGSATFANATAEVFAAEGFSVMLLPDPVPTPVVAFAVRHSGAAAGIQITASHNPATDNGYKVYLDGGIQIISPTDRKIEAAMADAPFADQIGRTPVEPTHTDVIEHYLRRAAGVRRSTGSVRIALTPMHGVGGVVAVETLRRAGFDDVHTVATQFVPDPDFPTVAFPNPEEPGATDALLALAAAVHADVAIALDPDADRCAVGIPTDSGWRMLSGDETGWLLGDYLLSQPQPDKAIVASTVVSSRMLAAIAAHHGALHVETRTGFKWLARADVDRTGTLVYAYEEAIGHCVDPAAVRDKDGISAAVLVCDLLAKLNEQGSSVPDALDRLALRHGVHEVAAVPRRVADADEAAALMQRLRESPPRQLAGFTTSTTDIADALIFTGGGDGTSVRVVVRPSGTEPKLKYYLEVRCAATTDLAAARRQAQTLREDLVCMVRSW; the protein is encoded by the coding sequence GTGCGGCCCGCGGAATGGATCGCACACGATCCCGACCCCACAACCGCCGCCGAGCTGGCCGCATGTGATCCCGACGACGTCGCCACCCGGTTTGCCCGGCCATTGGCCTTCGGCACCGCGGGACTGCGCGGCCCGGTGCGCGCCGGGCCGGACGCGATGAACCTGGCGGTGGTGTTGCGCGCCACCTGGGCGGTGGCACAGGTGCTTGCCGAACCGCCCGGTCCGCGGTCCAGGACAGTGGTCGTGGGACACGACGCCCGGCACGGCTCAGCGACTTTCGCCAACGCGACAGCTGAAGTGTTTGCCGCCGAGGGCTTTTCGGTGATGTTGCTACCCGATCCGGTGCCCACCCCGGTGGTAGCGTTCGCGGTACGCCACAGCGGCGCCGCGGCCGGGATCCAGATCACCGCGTCACACAACCCGGCGACCGACAACGGTTACAAGGTGTATCTCGACGGCGGCATCCAGATCATCTCGCCCACCGACCGCAAGATAGAGGCCGCGATGGCCGACGCCCCCTTCGCCGATCAGATCGGCCGGACACCTGTCGAACCCACACACACCGACGTCATCGAACACTACCTGCGGCGCGCGGCCGGGGTCCGACGCTCGACCGGTTCGGTCCGGATCGCCCTGACACCGATGCACGGGGTGGGTGGTGTGGTGGCGGTGGAAACGTTGCGCCGGGCCGGCTTCGACGACGTACACACGGTGGCGACGCAGTTCGTTCCCGACCCCGACTTCCCCACCGTCGCGTTTCCGAACCCAGAGGAACCCGGCGCCACCGACGCCCTGCTGGCGCTGGCCGCAGCGGTACACGCCGACGTCGCGATTGCACTGGATCCCGATGCCGACCGGTGCGCGGTCGGGATACCCACCGACTCGGGATGGCGGATGCTGTCCGGCGACGAAACAGGTTGGCTGCTAGGCGATTACCTGCTGTCACAACCACAGCCGGACAAGGCGATCGTGGCGAGCACCGTGGTGTCGTCGCGGATGCTGGCCGCGATCGCCGCCCACCATGGCGCGCTGCACGTGGAGACCCGCACCGGGTTCAAATGGCTGGCGCGCGCCGATGTGGACCGGACCGGCACCCTGGTCTACGCCTACGAGGAAGCGATCGGGCATTGCGTGGACCCGGCCGCCGTGCGCGACAAGGACGGCATCAGCGCCGCGGTGTTGGTGTGCGACCTGCTGGCCAAGCTGAACGAGCAGGGCAGTTCGGTGCCCGACGCGCTGGACCGGCTGGCACTACGCCATGGGGTCCACGAGGTTGCCGCGGTACCGCGTCGTGTCGCCGACGCCGACGAGGCCGCCGCGCTGATGCAACGGCTGCGCGAGTCGCCACCGCGCCAGCTGGCCGGTTTCACCACTTCCACCACCGATATCGCCGATGCGCTGATCTTTACCGGCGGCGGCGATGGCACCTCGGTGCGGGTGGTGGTGCGCCCCTCAGGCACCGAACCAAAATTGAAGTACTACTTGGAGGTTCGCTGCGCGGCCACCACCGACCTGGCCGCCGCCCGCCGACAGGCCCAGACGCTGCGTGAGGACTTGGTATGCATGGTGCGAAGCTGGTAA
- a CDS encoding alkaline phosphatase family protein gives MLRGVQRLRRHLTRAYQALAMVVAMTVSVPAQTVDAPPDVRLTAAALPKFAHVVIVVEENRSQANIIGNSSAPFINALAANGAMMAQSFAEAHPSEPNYLALFAGTTFGLKQNTCPVNAGAAPNLASELLAAGHTFVGFAEGLPAVGSTVCSAGKYARKHAPWVNFSNVPATLSMPFSAFPAPENYASLPTVAFVVPDGDNDMHDGTIAAGDAWLNHQLSAYANWARANNSLLIVTWDEDDGGPRNQIPTVFYGAHVRPGTYNQTISHYNVLSTLEQMYGLHMTGYAANAPVIADIWGE, from the coding sequence ATACTCCGGGGCGTGCAGCGGTTGCGACGGCATCTGACCAGGGCATACCAAGCCTTGGCGATGGTTGTCGCGATGACCGTCTCGGTTCCCGCCCAAACTGTCGACGCTCCGCCCGACGTGAGGCTGACCGCGGCGGCCCTGCCGAAGTTCGCCCACGTGGTGATTGTGGTGGAAGAAAACCGCTCGCAGGCCAACATCATCGGCAACTCGTCGGCACCCTTCATCAACGCGCTCGCGGCCAACGGCGCAATGATGGCGCAATCATTCGCCGAAGCGCACCCCAGCGAGCCGAACTACCTGGCGTTGTTCGCTGGCACCACTTTTGGTTTGAAGCAGAACACGTGCCCGGTCAATGCGGGCGCGGCACCCAACCTGGCTTCTGAGTTGCTCGCCGCCGGGCACACCTTTGTCGGCTTTGCCGAGGGTCTGCCCGCCGTCGGCTCAACGGTCTGCAGTGCCGGCAAGTACGCCCGCAAGCACGCGCCATGGGTGAATTTCAGCAACGTGCCCGCAACGCTTTCGATGCCGTTTTCGGCGTTCCCAGCACCGGAGAATTACGCCAGCCTGCCGACGGTGGCGTTCGTGGTTCCCGACGGAGACAACGACATGCACGACGGCACGATCGCTGCGGGCGACGCCTGGCTGAACCACCAACTGTCCGCCTACGCCAATTGGGCCCGCGCCAACAACAGCCTGCTCATCGTGACCTGGGACGAGGACGACGGCGGCCCCCGCAACCAAATCCCCACCGTGTTCTACGGCGCCCACGTGCGCCCAGGGACCTACAACCAGACCATCAGCCACTACAACGTGCTTTCCACGTTGGAGCAAATGTACGGCTTGCACATGACCGGCTATGCAGCGAATGCGCCGGTCATCGCGGACATCTGGGGCGAGTAA
- a CDS encoding PE family protein, with translation MSFVIAAPEMIQASAADLAHLGSAITSASAAAAASTTGVLAGRADEVSAGIAALFRAHAQSYQALSAQAAAFHDQFVRALAASAGAYAHAEAANASPWQLVQQQVLDLVNAPTQALLQRPLIGNGADGAPGTGASGGSGGLLYGNGGNGGSGGTNQAGGSGGAAGLFGDGGRGGAGGAGVLGMPGGAGGTGGHGGLLAGNGGAGGTGGISLTTTAGGQGGAGGMGGLLGSGGAGGVGGAAAAGGGAGGAGGAGGGAGWIGSGGAGGVGGKAVAAAAVAGAGGAGGAGGMLSGSGGAGGDGGTALNSLGVGGAGGDGGKAGLFGNGGNGGAAQAAATSAFGGGAGGAGGLVFGNGGSGGAGGDASGGFVDGGSGGVGGNAGLLGVGGAGGAGGSHLTGGGGSAGTGGAGGAGGLLVGDGGIGGAGGLANGPLFGGTGGNGGKAGLLGNGGAGGAGGASVAAATTGGTGGNGGDAVLFGNGGDGGAAGTGSPALGSVGIGGMGGVLFGLNGRP, from the coding sequence ATGTCGTTTGTCATCGCGGCACCGGAAATGATTCAGGCGTCGGCCGCGGATTTAGCCCATCTTGGTTCAGCCATTACCTCGGCCTCCGCCGCCGCGGCGGCTTCGACGACGGGGGTGTTGGCCGGGCGTGCCGACGAGGTGTCGGCGGGCATCGCCGCGTTGTTTAGAGCGCATGCCCAGTCGTATCAGGCGCTGAGCGCCCAAGCCGCGGCGTTTCACGACCAATTTGTGCGCGCACTGGCCGCGAGCGCGGGCGCGTATGCCCACGCCGAGGCGGCCAATGCGTCGCCGTGGCAACTCGTGCAGCAGCAGGTGCTGGACCTGGTGAATGCGCCGACCCAGGCGCTGCTGCAGCGCCCGCTGATCGGCAACGGCGCCGACGGTGCTCCTGGAACCGGGGCAAGCGGCGGATCCGGCGGACTGTTGTATGGCAACGGTGGCAACGGGGGCTCAGGCGGGACCAACCAGGCCGGTGGTAGCGGTGGGGCCGCCGGCCTGTTCGGCGACGGCGGGCGAGGCGGGGCGGGCGGCGCGGGCGTGCTGGGCATGCCCGGCGGTGCGGGCGGGACCGGCGGCCACGGCGGGCTGCTCGCGGGCAATGGGGGTGCCGGCGGCACGGGAGGAATCTCACTGACCACTACAGCCGGCGGCCAAGGCGGAGCAGGCGGTATGGGCGGACTGCTCGGCTCCGGCGGCGCCGGCGGCGTCGGCGGGGCCGCGGCGGCGGGGGGTGGTGCCGGCGGCGCCGGCGGCGCGGGCGGCGGCGCGGGGTGGATCGGCTCCGGCGGAGCCGGCGGGGTCGGCGGGAAAGCGGTGGCTGCGGCCGCTGTCGCCGGGGCCGGCGGGGCCGGCGGCGCCGGGGGGATGCTCTCGGGCTCCGGCGGCGCCGGCGGTGACGGCGGGACCGCGCTCAATAGCCTCGGAGTCGGCGGTGCCGGTGGTGACGGCGGCAAGGCGGGTCTATTCGGCAACGGCGGCAACGGCGGAGCCGCTCAGGCTGCCGCGACCTCCGCATTCGGCGGGGGGGCCGGCGGCGCCGGTGGGCTCGTCTTCGGCAACGGCGGCTCGGGCGGGGCGGGCGGCGACGCCTCCGGCGGCTTCGTCGACGGCGGAAGCGGCGGGGTAGGCGGCAACGCCGGACTGCTAGGCGTCGGCGGCGCTGGCGGCGCCGGCGGATCGCACCTTACCGGCGGGGGCGGGAGCGCGGGCACCGGCGGCGCCGGCGGCGCCGGCGGGCTGCTGGTCGGAGACGGCGGCATCGGCGGGGCGGGCGGGCTGGCCAACGGCCCGCTGTTCGGCGGCACCGGCGGCAACGGCGGTAAGGCGGGACTGCTCGGCAACGGCGGCGCCGGCGGGGCCGGCGGGGCGTCCGTCGCAGCCGCCACCACCGGCGGCACCGGCGGCAACGGCGGCGACGCTGTGCTGTTCGGCAATGGTGGTGACGGCGGCGCCGCCGGCACCGGCAGCCCAGCCCTAGGCAGCGTTGGGATCGGCGGCATGGGTGGGGTGCTGTTCGGCCTGAATGGGAGGCCTTAG
- a CDS encoding purine-nucleoside phosphorylase yields the protein MTGPQLDPGELARQAAYVIGERTGTDRHDIAVVLGSGWSAAIAALGTPSAVVPQVEVPGFAPPNAAGHAGELLSVLVGDHRVLVLAGRIHAYEGHDLSRVVHPVRTACAAGARTVVLTNAAGGLRPDMRIGQPVLISDHLNLTARSPLVGAQFVDLTDAYSPRLRTLARRCDPELADGVYAGMPGPHYETPAEIRMLRMLGADLVGMSTVHETIAARAAGAEVLGVSLVTNLAAGITGEPLSHAEVLAAGAASATRIGALLADVIAGI from the coding sequence GTGACCGGCCCGCAGCTTGATCCCGGCGAACTCGCGCGACAGGCGGCATACGTCATCGGCGAGCGCACCGGAACCGACCGGCACGACATCGCGGTCGTTCTCGGGTCGGGGTGGTCGGCGGCCATTGCCGCTCTCGGCACGCCATCGGCCGTAGTGCCCCAAGTGGAAGTACCCGGGTTCGCACCGCCCAACGCGGCCGGGCACGCCGGTGAGCTGTTGTCCGTGTTGGTTGGTGATCATCGGGTGCTGGTGCTGGCGGGCCGCATCCACGCCTACGAGGGACATGACCTAAGCCGCGTGGTCCATCCGGTGCGGACGGCGTGCGCCGCCGGGGCGCGCACGGTTGTGCTCACCAATGCGGCCGGTGGACTACGTCCCGATATGCGGATTGGCCAACCGGTTCTCATCAGCGATCATCTGAACCTGACCGCACGTTCGCCGCTGGTCGGAGCGCAGTTCGTCGACCTGACCGACGCCTACTCACCACGGTTGCGGACGTTGGCCCGCCGATGCGACCCGGAGTTGGCCGACGGGGTGTACGCCGGCATGCCCGGGCCGCACTACGAAACGCCCGCGGAGATCCGGATGCTGCGGATGCTGGGCGCCGACCTGGTTGGGATGTCGACGGTCCATGAGACCATCGCGGCCCGCGCGGCCGGCGCGGAGGTGCTCGGTGTTTCCCTGGTGACCAATTTGGCGGCCGGAATTACCGGCGAACCGCTGAGCCACGCTGAGGTGCTAGCCGCCGGCGCCGCGTCGGCCACCCGGATCGGCGCGCTGCTGGCCGACGTCATAGCCGGGATCTGA
- a CDS encoding amidohydrolase, which yields MSAPTALDTVEQLVRHRGGDLVELSHSIHAEPELAFAEHRSCAKAQTLVSERGFDITPAAAGLDTAFRADFGTGPLIVGICAEYDALPEIGHACGHNIIAASAVGAALALAEVADDLGLTVSLLGTPAEESGGGKALMLQAGTFDDVALAVMVHPGPTDIAGARSLALSEVTVGYRGKESHAAVAPHLGVNAADAVTVAQVAIGLLRQQLAPGQMVHGIVSEGGQAVNVIPGHATLQYAMRAIESESLRDLEGRMFACFAAGALAAGCEYDIDPAAPAYAELKPDQWLVDTCREEMRQLGRQPVSSDLEARLPLGSTDMGNVTQVLPGIHPVIGIDAGGATVHQRAFAAAAAGPSADRAVVDGAIMLARTVVQLAQTPNERDRVLAAQQRRAAAR from the coding sequence ATGTCCGCACCCACTGCTTTGGATACCGTCGAGCAGTTGGTGCGACACCGGGGCGGTGATCTGGTCGAACTATCCCACTCGATTCACGCCGAGCCGGAGTTGGCGTTCGCCGAACACCGCAGTTGCGCCAAGGCGCAGACGCTGGTCAGCGAGCGCGGTTTCGACATCACACCCGCCGCGGCCGGCTTGGATACGGCGTTTCGCGCCGACTTCGGCACCGGACCGCTGATAGTCGGGATCTGTGCCGAATACGATGCGCTTCCTGAGATTGGGCACGCCTGCGGCCACAACATCATTGCGGCCTCGGCGGTGGGCGCCGCCTTGGCCTTGGCCGAAGTCGCCGACGACCTCGGTCTGACGGTGTCGCTGTTGGGCACGCCGGCCGAGGAATCCGGAGGCGGTAAGGCTCTCATGCTGCAAGCGGGTACCTTCGACGATGTCGCGCTGGCGGTCATGGTGCATCCCGGGCCGACCGATATCGCCGGGGCCCGATCGTTGGCGTTGTCTGAGGTCACCGTGGGTTATCGAGGTAAGGAATCGCACGCCGCGGTCGCGCCGCATCTGGGGGTGAACGCCGCAGATGCGGTAACCGTTGCGCAGGTGGCCATTGGGCTGCTGCGGCAGCAACTCGCGCCGGGGCAGATGGTGCATGGCATCGTTAGCGAAGGCGGGCAGGCGGTCAACGTCATCCCGGGGCACGCGACGCTGCAATATGCGATGCGGGCGATCGAATCGGAATCGCTGCGCGACTTGGAGGGCCGGATGTTTGCTTGCTTTGCCGCGGGAGCGCTGGCCGCCGGTTGCGAATACGACATCGATCCCGCCGCACCGGCGTATGCCGAATTGAAGCCCGACCAATGGCTCGTCGACACCTGTCGAGAGGAGATGCGTCAGCTCGGCCGGCAGCCGGTGTCGTCCGATCTCGAGGCAAGGCTTCCCCTGGGTAGCACCGATATGGGCAACGTGACGCAGGTGCTGCCGGGAATCCATCCGGTGATCGGTATCGATGCCGGTGGCGCCACCGTGCACCAGCGTGCCTTCGCCGCGGCCGCGGCCGGGCCCAGCGCGGACCGCGCTGTCGTTGATGGCGCAATCATGCTGGCGCGCACGGTTGTTCAGCTCGCTCAGACGCCCAACGAGCGGGACCGGGTGCTGGCCGCGCAGCAGCGCAGGGCGGCGGCCCGATGA
- the upp gene encoding uracil phosphoribosyltransferase: protein MDVRLIDHPLVAARLTVLRDERTDNAAFRAALREITLALVYEATRDVRTEPVAVRTPLADTTGVRLAKPPLLIPVLRAGLGMVNEAHLALPESSVGFVGVARDEETHRPIPYLEALPDDLTDVPVMVLDPMLATGGSMSHAIDLLLARRATDITVLCVVAAPEGIAALEKVAPNVRLFTAAIDAGLNEAAYIVPGLGDAGDRQFGPR, encoded by the coding sequence GTGGACGTTCGCCTCATCGACCACCCGCTGGTGGCAGCCAGGCTGACCGTGCTGCGCGACGAACGCACGGATAACGCCGCCTTCCGAGCCGCCTTGCGCGAGATCACGCTGGCATTGGTCTACGAGGCCACCCGCGACGTGAGGACCGAGCCGGTCGCGGTCCGGACACCACTAGCCGACACGACGGGGGTGCGGCTGGCCAAACCCCCGCTGCTGATTCCCGTGCTGCGAGCCGGTTTGGGCATGGTTAACGAGGCGCACCTGGCGTTGCCGGAGTCGAGTGTCGGTTTTGTCGGCGTTGCCCGCGACGAGGAGACGCACCGGCCGATCCCGTACCTGGAGGCGCTGCCCGACGATCTGACCGATGTGCCGGTGATGGTGTTGGACCCCATGCTGGCCACCGGCGGCTCGATGTCGCATGCCATCGACCTGCTATTGGCCCGTCGCGCGACCGATATCACCGTGTTGTGTGTGGTCGCGGCTCCGGAAGGCATTGCGGCGCTGGAGAAGGTGGCGCCGAACGTGCGGTTGTTCACCGCGGCCATCGATGCAGGGCTCAACGAAGCGGCTTACATCGTGCCGGGTCTGGGCGACGCGGGCGATCGCCAGTTCGGCCCCCGCTGA